Proteins found in one Paenibacillus borealis genomic segment:
- a CDS encoding type III pantothenate kinase, giving the protein MILVVDIGNTNIVLGVYRGRELLHHFRLSTARQSTVDEYGVLIHNLFHMSNISFKDVEGVIISSVVPPLVQVIVEMCVKYIGKDPLLVGPGIKTGLNLRYENPREVGADRIVNAVAAIEQYKCPLVVVDFGTATTFDCIDAGANYLGGAIVPGLGISTEALYQRASKLPRIELEKPKKVIGRNTVHAMQAGIIFGYAGQVEGIVRRIKLEMNAPVLKVIATGGLAPLIAGETDCIDEVNPMLTLEGLRIIYNRNK; this is encoded by the coding sequence ATGATACTTGTCGTTGATATAGGGAATACGAACATCGTGCTTGGTGTTTACCGGGGGCGTGAGCTGCTTCATCATTTCCGGCTTAGCACTGCGCGTCAATCGACCGTGGATGAATATGGTGTGCTGATTCATAATCTGTTCCACATGTCGAATATATCGTTTAAAGATGTAGAGGGGGTCATCATCTCCTCAGTTGTTCCGCCGCTGGTTCAGGTTATCGTGGAAATGTGTGTTAAATATATCGGCAAAGACCCGCTGCTTGTAGGCCCCGGAATCAAAACCGGGCTTAATCTGCGTTATGAGAACCCGCGCGAAGTGGGGGCGGACCGGATTGTAAATGCCGTTGCGGCTATCGAGCAGTATAAATGCCCGCTCGTGGTGGTTGATTTCGGTACGGCGACTACGTTTGACTGTATTGATGCCGGAGCGAACTATCTTGGCGGGGCAATTGTGCCGGGGCTGGGAATCTCTACAGAGGCCTTATATCAGCGGGCATCCAAGCTGCCGCGGATTGAGCTGGAGAAGCCCAAGAAGGTTATCGGACGCAACACCGTCCATGCGATGCAGGCAGGGATTATTTTTGGCTATGCCGGCCAGGTAGAGGGAATTGTAAGACGTATTAAGCTGGAGATGAATGCACCCGTTCTCAAGGTTATTGCTACAGGGGGGCTTGCTCCGCTGATTGCCGGCGAGACGGATTGCATTGATGAAGTGAATCCCATGCTGACGCTGGAAGGATTACGAATTATTTACAACCGGAACAAATAA
- the tilS gene encoding tRNA lysidine(34) synthetase TilS has protein sequence MEHMKELVESVMEAAAEHELWQPHDTIVVAVSGGPDSVALLRILHEISVSRMPLTLICAHVNHGFRAESAEEAEFVRKLAAELGIPFELAEFDIPSMVKEIGLGPEGAAREKRYEFLIETAHRYGARSVALAHHADDQAETVLMRLLRGSGTSGLAGMRWKRTEKKVELIRPFLRINKTALVGLCRNEGFAYAEDASNLLMKYKRNAVRHEVLPLLEQHNPRVRQSLLQLSEIAGAEDEYMEANAAKCFEELVFIEHGKYTLKRASFAALPSALQRRLIKLILNYLSADSSAMDFPKIEAVRRGTLQEHPTTWTLDLGGGYVCMRQYDTILFSSKPSLRQVSYTYPLSLPHPRINLKEIGKVMAMKVLEREDFFAQEEDSGKMSAWFDGDELALPLTIRSRLPGDTIRVMGLNGSKKVKDIYIDDKIPSSERSRIPLVCDGLGNIVWIPGVRRSMHAAVGRHTASVLLLSMEDMEQDEET, from the coding sequence ATGGAGCACATGAAAGAACTGGTGGAATCCGTAATGGAAGCTGCGGCTGAGCATGAGCTGTGGCAGCCCCATGACACCATTGTAGTCGCAGTTTCCGGAGGGCCGGACTCTGTGGCTCTTTTGCGTATTTTGCACGAGATATCCGTAAGCCGGATGCCTTTAACCCTGATATGCGCCCATGTAAATCATGGTTTCAGAGCGGAATCAGCGGAAGAGGCGGAGTTTGTCAGGAAGTTGGCCGCTGAGCTGGGGATTCCTTTTGAGCTGGCAGAGTTCGATATTCCATCCATGGTTAAGGAAATCGGGCTGGGTCCGGAGGGAGCGGCGAGGGAGAAACGCTATGAATTCCTGATTGAAACCGCGCACCGTTACGGTGCCCGTTCTGTTGCGCTGGCCCATCATGCCGATGATCAGGCCGAGACGGTGCTGATGCGGCTGCTGCGGGGGAGCGGGACTTCGGGGCTGGCAGGCATGCGCTGGAAACGGACTGAAAAAAAGGTGGAACTCATCCGCCCCTTCCTGCGTATTAACAAAACAGCTCTTGTCGGCTTATGCCGGAATGAGGGATTTGCTTACGCGGAGGATGCCAGTAATCTGCTGATGAAATACAAGCGGAATGCGGTACGGCATGAAGTATTGCCTCTGCTTGAACAGCATAATCCCAGAGTGAGACAATCGCTTCTGCAGCTGTCTGAAATTGCCGGTGCGGAAGATGAATATATGGAGGCGAATGCGGCAAAATGCTTCGAAGAGCTTGTTTTTATCGAGCATGGAAAATACACCTTGAAGAGAGCTTCATTTGCGGCCCTGCCCTCCGCTTTACAACGGCGTTTGATTAAACTAATATTAAATTATCTGTCGGCGGATTCATCTGCGATGGATTTCCCCAAGATCGAAGCTGTGCGCAGGGGAACGCTGCAGGAACACCCCACCACATGGACTTTGGATCTGGGCGGCGGTTACGTCTGCATGCGGCAATATGATACCATTTTGTTCTCGTCCAAGCCCTCGCTTCGGCAGGTAAGCTATACATACCCTCTGTCTTTGCCTCATCCCCGGATCAACCTTAAGGAGATAGGAAAAGTTATGGCGATGAAGGTGCTGGAGAGAGAAGATTTTTTTGCACAGGAGGAGGACTCAGGGAAGATGTCTGCTTGGTTTGACGGCGATGAACTCGCCTTACCACTCACCATCCGTTCCCGATTGCCTGGAGATACCATAAGGGTTATGGGATTAAACGGAAGCAAAAAGGTAAAAGATATTTACATTGATGATAAAATACCTTCTTCCGAACGCTCTAGAATTCCCCTCGTTTGTGATGGTTTGGGCAATATCGTCTGGATTCCGGGCGTTAGGCGCTCGATGCATGCCGCAGTAGGGCGGCACACGGCCTCGGTACTTCTCTTGTCCATGGAAGACATGGAACAAGATGAAGAAACGTAA
- the nadA gene encoding quinolinate synthase NadA has protein sequence MEALALERKQEQNRELRVRLEQLKKERNAIILAHYYQRDEIQEVADFRGDSFLLAQKAAETEADVIVFCGVHFMGESAKILAPNKTVLIPDERAGCPMADMVNVDGLRKLKAQYPNAKVVTYINSSAEIKAETDICCTSANAVKVIESLDAEEIIWVPDKNLGQYVQDKTGKKLIIWEGYCNTHDMLTVKDVVEMRAKYPEAEFVVHPECRPEVVAMGDYVGSTTSILEYCRKSDRRQFIVGTEDGTGYQLRLDSPDKEFHFATKFLVCPNMKVNNLKKLVKCLETMKPQIYVPPAVADKARTSLERMLQVR, from the coding sequence GTGGAAGCTCTGGCGCTTGAGCGCAAGCAGGAACAGAATCGTGAACTTCGTGTGCGCCTTGAACAGCTTAAGAAAGAACGGAATGCAATAATTCTGGCTCATTATTATCAGCGTGATGAAATTCAGGAAGTGGCGGATTTCCGTGGAGACTCGTTTTTGCTGGCTCAGAAGGCTGCGGAGACAGAGGCCGATGTAATTGTGTTCTGTGGTGTTCACTTTATGGGGGAAAGCGCCAAGATTCTTGCGCCGAACAAGACTGTCTTAATTCCTGATGAACGCGCCGGCTGTCCTATGGCGGATATGGTCAATGTGGACGGACTCCGGAAGCTGAAGGCGCAGTATCCTAACGCCAAAGTAGTAACCTATATCAATTCTTCAGCCGAGATTAAAGCGGAAACGGACATTTGCTGTACCTCTGCCAATGCCGTCAAGGTGATTGAATCCCTTGATGCGGAAGAGATTATCTGGGTACCCGATAAGAACCTGGGCCAATATGTTCAGGATAAGACCGGCAAGAAGCTGATTATATGGGAAGGCTACTGTAACACTCACGATATGCTTACCGTCAAAGATGTAGTGGAGATGAGAGCCAAATATCCGGAAGCGGAATTTGTGGTACATCCCGAATGCCGTCCTGAAGTGGTAGCCATGGGTGATTATGTAGGCAGTACGACCTCGATCTTAGAATATTGCCGGAAATCGGACCGCCGGCAGTTTATCGTGGGAACTGAGGATGGAACCGGATATCAGCTGCGTTTGGACAGTCCCGATAAAGAATTCCATTTTGCCACCAAATTCCTGGTTTGTCCCAATATGAAGGTTAACAATTTAAAGAAACTGGTAAAATGCCTGGAGACGATGAAGCCGCAGATTTATGTACCGCCCGCTGTCGCCGACAAAGCCAGAACTTCCCTAGAGCGCATGCTACAAGTCCGGTAG
- the nadC gene encoding carboxylating nicotinate-nucleotide diphosphorylase, protein MMFNGYNEELLQAIKGWLQEDVGSGDITTRTTIPQGHESKGIIHAKEDGVICGLPVAELVFEVVDPTLVFTALVQEGQPVSKGTVIAEVEGSTHAILTGERLALNLMQRLSGVASRTASFVQELQGLPTRLVDTRKTTPGHRMLEKYAVRIGGGANHRFGLYDAVMIKDNHIKGAGGIRQAVGRARANIPHTMTIEVETESLEQVEEAIAAGADIIMLDNMSPELMREAVRRIRTKARHVKIEASGNVSLETVRGIAESGVDVISVGRLTYSFASLDISLDLNGKKGGNL, encoded by the coding sequence ATGATGTTTAACGGCTATAACGAAGAACTGCTCCAGGCTATTAAGGGCTGGCTGCAGGAGGATGTTGGATCAGGGGATATCACAACCCGAACAACCATACCCCAAGGACATGAGTCCAAAGGGATTATCCATGCCAAAGAGGACGGAGTGATCTGCGGACTTCCCGTGGCTGAACTGGTTTTTGAGGTGGTAGACCCGACACTGGTATTCACGGCATTGGTACAAGAAGGCCAGCCGGTGTCCAAAGGCACGGTCATCGCTGAAGTGGAAGGCAGCACGCATGCCATTCTTACAGGCGAACGGCTTGCGCTTAATCTGATGCAGCGTTTGTCCGGTGTGGCCTCACGGACAGCTTCTTTCGTGCAAGAGCTTCAAGGTCTGCCTACCCGGCTGGTGGATACCCGCAAGACAACGCCAGGCCACCGGATGCTGGAGAAATATGCTGTACGCATAGGCGGCGGAGCGAATCACCGCTTTGGCTTGTATGATGCGGTAATGATTAAGGATAATCATATTAAGGGAGCCGGAGGCATCCGTCAGGCGGTAGGGCGTGCCCGGGCCAATATCCCCCACACCATGACGATCGAAGTGGAAACAGAAAGCCTGGAGCAGGTAGAGGAAGCCATTGCTGCCGGAGCGGACATTATTATGCTTGATAATATGTCACCTGAGCTGATGAGGGAAGCGGTACGAAGAATCAGAACCAAAGCGCGGCATGTCAAAATCGAAGCTTCGGGCAATGTATCTCTGGAAACGGTACGCGGGATTGCAGAATCGGGTGTAGATGTCATTTCTGTAGGACGGCTTACCTATTCCTTCGCCAGTCTTGATATCAGCCTGGATCTGAATGGCAAGAAAGGCGGAAACCTGTAA
- the hslO gene encoding Hsp33 family molecular chaperone HslO, which produces MEKKKDRLIRGTAMNGKVRAFAVRTTELVDELRRRHDMYPTATAALGRTVTAAAIMGAMLKGQEKLAIMVKGNGPIGQITAESNALGEVRGYVSNPHVHLPSNSLGKLDVAGAVGTEGFIDISKDLGMKEPYRGSVPIVSGELGEDFTYYFAISEQTPAAVGLGVLVETDNSVRVAGGFIIQLLPGLTDEEITEIEHAVGAMPSVTAVLDQGLEPEEMLHLLLPDAVVLDELEISFVCQCSRERIEETLVSLGQHELEQLIEEDDQAEVICHYCNEAYVFNKDELQVILDQAKS; this is translated from the coding sequence ATGGAAAAAAAGAAGGACCGGCTTATCCGGGGAACTGCCATGAACGGGAAGGTCAGAGCATTCGCAGTCCGTACTACAGAACTCGTTGACGAATTGCGGCGCAGACATGATATGTATCCGACAGCTACAGCTGCGCTCGGCCGTACTGTAACCGCCGCAGCCATCATGGGCGCAATGCTCAAGGGTCAGGAGAAACTGGCGATTATGGTTAAAGGAAATGGCCCGATCGGACAGATTACAGCTGAATCCAATGCCCTGGGCGAAGTCCGCGGTTATGTGAGTAATCCGCATGTTCATCTGCCGAGCAATAGCCTTGGCAAGCTGGATGTCGCAGGTGCTGTAGGTACGGAAGGATTCATTGATATCAGCAAGGATCTGGGGATGAAAGAGCCATACCGCGGAAGTGTGCCTATTGTCTCGGGAGAGCTGGGAGAGGACTTCACTTATTATTTTGCCATTTCGGAACAAACACCTGCAGCTGTAGGGCTGGGTGTATTGGTGGAGACAGATAACTCTGTAAGAGTAGCTGGAGGCTTCATTATTCAGCTGCTGCCCGGCCTGACGGATGAAGAGATCACCGAGATTGAGCACGCTGTTGGAGCGATGCCTTCGGTGACGGCAGTTCTGGACCAAGGGCTTGAACCTGAGGAGATGCTTCATTTGCTGCTGCCGGATGCTGTAGTCCTTGATGAACTCGAAATCTCCTTTGTCTGTCAATGCTCGCGTGAGCGGATAGAAGAGACACTGGTCAGCCTGGGCCAACACGAACTGGAACAGCTGATTGAAGAAGATGATCAAGCTGAAGTCATATGCCATTACTGTAATGAAGCTTACGTGTTTAACAAGGATGAACTGCAGGTAATCCTCGATCAAGCGAAATCGTAG
- the hpt gene encoding hypoxanthine phosphoribosyltransferase, giving the protein MQNDIQEILISEEEIQQRIRELGAQLSKEYAGRTPLVICVLKGAFIFMADLVKVITVPVEMDFMAVSSYGGTTKSSGVVKIIKDLDTSVEGRDVLIVEDIIDSGLTLSYLIDMLQGRNAASVKVVTLFDKPSGRAVNLEAEYTGFVIPDAFLVGYGLDYAELYRNLPYVGVLKPEIYSK; this is encoded by the coding sequence TTGCAGAACGATATTCAAGAAATCTTGATCAGCGAAGAAGAAATCCAACAAAGAATCAGGGAGCTTGGTGCCCAGCTGAGCAAGGAATATGCAGGCCGCACACCTTTAGTCATCTGTGTACTCAAAGGTGCGTTTATCTTTATGGCGGATCTGGTTAAAGTGATTACAGTACCCGTTGAAATGGACTTCATGGCGGTATCCAGCTATGGCGGTACAACCAAATCATCTGGCGTAGTCAAAATCATCAAGGATTTGGACACTTCGGTTGAAGGCCGCGATGTTCTGATTGTAGAGGACATTATCGATAGTGGTCTTACCCTCAGCTATCTGATTGACATGCTGCAGGGCCGGAATGCTGCTTCTGTCAAAGTAGTCACCCTGTTCGATAAACCTTCAGGCCGTGCAGTTAATCTTGAAGCCGAATACACAGGCTTTGTGATTCCTGATGCTTTCCTGGTAGGCTACGGACTGGACTATGCCGAACTGTATCGGAACCTCCCATACGTAGGTGTACTGAAGCCTGAGATTTATTCCAAATGA
- the nadB gene encoding L-aspartate oxidase, with protein MIPQYLVDFDLQELPVIKTDCIVIGSGIAGLFTAIKASEDRKVIMITKKTVMESNTRYAQGGIAAVFSEDDSPAYHRQDTLMAGAGLNSSAAVDVLVNEGPEGVRELIRLGTIFDKENGELALTQEAAHSHRRILHANGDATGYEIVRALAEQAEQHKNIEVWDDHYVIDLITVDGECVGALVQRPGGGRLFLQADATILCSGGAGQLYRYTTNPEVATGDGVAIAYRAGAHIRDMEFIQFHPTALSYPGAPRFLISEAVRGEGAVLRNINGDRFMERYHELLELAPRDIVARAIVSEMELTKSTFVYLDITHESADMVKHRFPTIYETCMSYGLDITSDWIPVAPAAHYMMGGVKTDLNGESTVSRLFACGEVSSTGVQGANRLASNSLSEAIVFGRRIVERIHQLPPLGRDTVSAGCDQGRVESPTQAIVERRLKLQKVMVRYAGLRRNQEMLTKGLDELKRQLPIFNAALTKREEYEFANMLTCCLLITESALAREESRGAHYREDYPLRNDAEWQKHLLQIRELGIVEELSDDV; from the coding sequence ATGATTCCACAATATTTGGTTGATTTCGATCTTCAGGAGCTTCCTGTAATTAAGACAGACTGTATTGTGATTGGTTCAGGCATTGCCGGTTTGTTCACAGCGATCAAAGCCAGTGAAGACCGGAAGGTCATTATGATTACGAAGAAGACAGTAATGGAGAGCAATACGCGGTACGCCCAAGGGGGGATTGCCGCTGTATTCTCTGAAGATGATTCTCCGGCGTACCACCGTCAGGATACTTTGATGGCCGGTGCGGGGCTGAACTCCTCTGCAGCTGTAGATGTACTGGTGAATGAAGGTCCGGAGGGCGTCCGCGAACTCATCCGGCTCGGCACCATATTCGATAAGGAGAATGGCGAGCTCGCGTTGACCCAGGAGGCAGCACATAGCCACCGCCGTATTCTGCATGCGAACGGGGATGCCACAGGCTATGAAATTGTCCGCGCCTTGGCGGAGCAGGCAGAGCAGCATAAGAACATCGAAGTATGGGATGACCATTATGTCATTGATCTGATCACCGTAGACGGGGAATGCGTGGGGGCGCTGGTACAACGGCCGGGCGGCGGACGCTTATTCCTGCAGGCCGATGCAACTATTCTGTGCTCAGGCGGAGCCGGTCAATTGTACCGCTATACGACCAATCCTGAAGTGGCGACCGGCGATGGTGTAGCCATTGCCTACAGGGCTGGCGCCCATATACGGGATATGGAATTCATCCAGTTTCACCCGACAGCACTCAGTTATCCGGGAGCCCCGCGCTTTCTGATCTCGGAAGCGGTGCGTGGTGAAGGTGCTGTACTGCGCAACATCAACGGAGACCGGTTTATGGAACGGTACCACGAGCTGCTGGAACTGGCCCCGCGAGATATTGTAGCCCGGGCGATTGTGAGCGAGATGGAGCTGACCAAATCGACCTTTGTCTACCTTGATATTACACATGAATCTGCGGATATGGTCAAACACCGCTTCCCGACGATCTATGAGACCTGTATGAGTTATGGACTGGATATTACAAGTGACTGGATTCCGGTGGCTCCTGCTGCGCATTATATGATGGGGGGCGTTAAGACCGATCTGAACGGGGAGAGCACCGTTTCCCGCCTGTTTGCCTGTGGCGAGGTTTCTTCTACAGGGGTACAGGGAGCTAACCGGCTGGCCAGTAATTCCTTGTCGGAAGCGATCGTCTTTGGCCGCCGGATCGTAGAGCGCATCCATCAGCTTCCGCCGCTTGGACGGGATACAGTATCAGCAGGCTGCGACCAGGGCCGGGTGGAGTCACCTACCCAGGCTATTGTGGAGCGGCGTCTGAAGCTGCAAAAGGTTATGGTACGCTACGCCGGACTGCGCCGGAATCAGGAAATGCTGACTAAAGGATTGGATGAATTAAAGCGTCAGCTGCCGATTTTTAATGCGGCACTTACGAAACGTGAAGAATACGAGTTCGCTAATATGCTTACGTGCTGCCTGTTGATCACCGAATCGGCACTGGCACGGGAGGAGAGCCGCGGCGCACATTATCGTGAAGATTATCCGCTGCGGAATGATGCAGAGTGGCAGAAGCATCTGCTCCAGATTCGCGAACTGGGAATAGTGGAGGAATTAAGTGATGATGTTTAA
- a CDS encoding peptidylprolyl isomerase produces MMTRQERALRNTVILLAVATLMLGGLLFWSLRAMALLKGEAADGEASDIAAAGGQPVTDREWMDELKKKHGDEVLLGMLNHIVVGKEAGALGITVTDEEIEQELKRSMSGYGSEEQYYEQMQSELGLSRQELREETAYRLKLQAVATAGITVSETEIDDYLAQNAERFTPRKQMQLSMIKLETYNGANQVMDRLEQGEDFAELAREVSTDEESRQHGGNIGTVEENDPFWPEELLKTAAGLEAGDIAGPLQVEGGYAVIRLEKLIDPEKPDQEEIRRLIRQELALEQAAPLQQVESDLRAKYDTAIYIDNSLQD; encoded by the coding sequence ATGATGACAAGACAGGAGCGCGCGCTGCGCAATACCGTTATATTACTCGCCGTCGCGACCTTAATGCTTGGAGGTCTTTTATTCTGGAGCCTGCGTGCAATGGCCCTGCTTAAGGGTGAGGCTGCAGACGGAGAGGCTTCGGATATTGCTGCGGCCGGAGGCCAGCCGGTCACGGACCGGGAATGGATGGATGAACTCAAAAAAAAGCATGGCGATGAAGTACTGCTGGGCATGCTTAATCATATCGTTGTAGGCAAGGAAGCAGGAGCTCTCGGGATCACGGTCACCGATGAGGAGATAGAGCAGGAACTGAAGCGCAGCATGTCCGGCTATGGCTCAGAGGAGCAATATTATGAGCAGATGCAGTCCGAACTTGGACTTTCCCGCCAGGAACTGCGCGAGGAGACTGCGTACCGGCTGAAGCTTCAAGCTGTAGCCACCGCAGGTATTACGGTCAGTGAAACTGAAATTGATGATTATTTGGCACAGAACGCTGAGAGATTCACTCCCAGGAAGCAAATGCAGCTCTCTATGATCAAGCTGGAAACCTATAACGGGGCTAATCAGGTTATGGACCGCCTGGAGCAGGGAGAGGATTTCGCTGAGCTGGCCAGAGAGGTATCGACCGATGAGGAGAGCCGCCAGCATGGCGGTAATATCGGAACGGTGGAGGAGAACGATCCATTCTGGCCGGAGGAGCTGCTGAAGACAGCAGCGGGGCTTGAGGCCGGAGATATCGCCGGGCCGCTGCAGGTCGAGGGCGGCTATGCTGTGATCCGGCTGGAGAAGCTTATTGATCCCGAGAAGCCGGATCAGGAGGAGATCCGCCGGCTGATACGCCAGGAGCTGGCGCTGGAGCAGGCAGCGCCCTTGCAGCAGGTGGAAAGCGATTTGCGCGCCAAATATGATACAGCAATATATATTGACAACAGCCTGCAAGATTGA
- the ftsH gene encoding ATP-dependent zinc metalloprotease FtsH — translation MNRFIRNSGFYLILFLVVVGIVQFVSNGNESADFPRYDELRQEIKDNNVKSLTVQFEGNAFLVTGEYKELPPETKSKNFSTYVPPTDRALDELIAASELNGVELTQKKMEGDSIWLTFLSSIIPLVIMFILFFFLFNNAQGGGGKVMNFGKSKARLYNEEKKKISFEDVAGADEEKQELVEVVEFLKDPRKFAAVGARIPKGVLLVGPPGTGKTLLARAVAGEAGVPFFSISGSDFVEMFVGVGASRVRDLFENAKKNAPCIIFIDEIDAVGRQRGAGLGGGHDEREQTLNQLLVEMDGFGGNEGIIIVAATNRADILDPALLRPGRFDRQITVDRPDVKGREAVLKVHSRNKPLTKDVRLDVIAKRTTGFTGADLENLLNEAALLAARRNRKDITMREVDEAIDRVIVGTEKRSRVISDREKRIVAYHEAGHTIAGYFLEHADVVHKVTIIPRGRAGGYVIMLPKEDRMIVTKQELLDKVTGLLGGRVAEELFIGEIGTGAYSDFQQATRIVRAMIMEYGMSDKLGPLQFGTSQGQVFLGRDIGHEQNYSDSIAYEIDQEMQNLIRSSYERCRELLTKHSKEMHLIANTLLEKETLELDQITELIEQGYLTEDGKPEEAEAVTHEAGEPVIDSIGDVRVRIQGKSDEEPPFLGDLSKDIPNKPDPEEGNGSDDGNKGGGSLV, via the coding sequence ATGAATCGGTTCATCCGGAATTCTGGTTTTTATTTGATTTTATTTTTAGTCGTGGTGGGCATTGTCCAGTTTGTAAGCAATGGAAATGAATCCGCCGATTTCCCTAGATATGATGAGTTAAGACAGGAGATCAAGGACAATAATGTGAAGAGCCTGACGGTTCAGTTTGAGGGTAACGCATTCCTGGTTACAGGCGAATACAAAGAATTGCCACCTGAGACTAAATCGAAGAACTTCTCCACATATGTTCCTCCTACAGATCGGGCCCTTGATGAACTTATAGCTGCCAGTGAACTTAATGGCGTGGAGCTGACCCAGAAGAAAATGGAAGGCGACAGCATCTGGCTGACATTCCTTTCTTCCATCATTCCATTAGTTATCATGTTCATCCTGTTCTTCTTCCTGTTTAACAATGCACAGGGCGGCGGCGGCAAGGTCATGAATTTCGGCAAGAGCAAGGCCCGGTTATATAATGAAGAGAAGAAGAAGATCAGCTTCGAGGATGTTGCAGGGGCTGATGAAGAGAAACAAGAGCTTGTGGAGGTCGTGGAATTCCTCAAGGATCCGCGTAAATTCGCAGCTGTAGGTGCACGCATTCCTAAAGGGGTACTCCTTGTGGGCCCTCCGGGAACAGGTAAAACCTTGCTGGCCCGTGCGGTAGCAGGTGAGGCCGGTGTTCCTTTCTTCAGCATCTCCGGTTCGGACTTTGTGGAAATGTTCGTCGGTGTCGGCGCATCCCGGGTACGTGATTTGTTTGAGAATGCGAAGAAGAATGCTCCTTGTATCATCTTTATCGACGAAATCGATGCTGTGGGACGTCAGCGCGGCGCAGGACTTGGCGGCGGACATGACGAGCGTGAACAGACCCTTAACCAATTGCTCGTTGAAATGGACGGCTTTGGCGGCAACGAAGGCATTATCATTGTCGCGGCTACCAACCGCGCCGACATACTGGATCCGGCATTGCTCCGTCCGGGCCGGTTCGACCGTCAGATTACGGTTGACCGTCCAGACGTAAAGGGCCGTGAAGCTGTACTGAAGGTTCATTCCCGCAACAAACCGCTTACCAAGGATGTTCGGCTTGACGTAATTGCCAAGCGCACAACCGGATTCACCGGTGCGGATCTGGAGAACCTGCTGAATGAAGCGGCACTGCTTGCTGCACGCCGCAACCGTAAGGATATTACCATGCGTGAAGTGGATGAAGCGATTGACCGTGTAATTGTCGGTACAGAGAAACGCAGCCGCGTAATCAGTGACCGCGAGAAACGGATTGTAGCTTACCACGAAGCAGGCCATACCATTGCCGGCTACTTCCTTGAGCATGCCGATGTCGTGCATAAGGTTACCATTATCCCGCGCGGCCGCGCAGGCGGATATGTTATCATGCTTCCTAAGGAAGACCGGATGATCGTTACCAAGCAGGAACTCCTGGATAAGGTTACCGGATTGCTTGGTGGACGTGTTGCTGAAGAATTATTCATTGGCGAAATCGGCACAGGCGCATATAGTGACTTCCAGCAGGCTACGCGCATTGTGCGTGCGATGATTATGGAATATGGAATGAGCGATAAGCTTGGGCCTCTGCAGTTCGGCACATCCCAGGGCCAGGTCTTCCTTGGCCGTGATATCGGACATGAACAGAACTACAGTGACTCCATTGCTTACGAGATTGACCAGGAAATGCAGAACCTTATCCGCAGCAGCTATGAGCGCTGCAGAGAGCTGCTGACCAAGCATTCCAAAGAAATGCACCTGATTGCGAACACCCTTCTGGAGAAGGAAACGCTGGAACTTGATCAGATCACAGAATTGATTGAGCAAGGCTACCTGACGGAGGATGGCAAACCGGAAGAAGCAGAGGCAGTTACGCATGAAGCGGGCGAGCCAGTAATTGATTCTATCGGTGATGTACGTGTCCGCATTCAAGGCAAATCCGACGAAGAACCGCCATTCCTTGGCGATCTGTCCAAGGATATTCCGAATAAACCGGATCCTGAAGAAGGTAACGGTTCGGATGATGGCAACAAAGGCGGCGGAAGCCTGGTTTAA